The following proteins come from a genomic window of Bacteroidia bacterium:
- a CDS encoding T9SS type A sorting domain-containing protein — protein sequence MHKAVNHWIFIAFTCFSFSGLSAEENVGIPVKKQGSQVNKMVAGCAPASAQVDLDINNVRARIMNGGDMWWDLVGQARYEIPKVTEEGAIRRYSLFAGALWIGGYDAGNNLKLAAMTYRQSGSDFYPGPLDTQSATISVEECLQWDRIYEISRQEIQNYRETGEVTPGIRQWPGNGKSPGQAKFIAPFVDEDGDGVYNPDAGGGDYPDVFGDQTLWFVYNDKGNIHEESEAAPIGLEIQTQAFAFATNDEINNMTFYNNKIINRSRDALDSVYFGQWVDADLGYAFDDYVGCDVERSLGICYNGDNFDDGTNGYGSNPPSVGVDFFQGPTDENGNVLGMEKFVYYNNDFTATGNPEESQDFYNYLTGTWKDGTPITFGGSGYKTGSPASYMFPDDPRDANGWSEVTAGNRPADRRFLQSAGAFRLAPGAVNYVVTGAVWARASTGGATGSLDQLRLADDKAQKLYNNNFDLIDGPDAPDLVIQELDRQLVLILNNTQSIENYRDFEITEDGDTVYYSFQGYQIYQLANSNVQSTPSELANADLARLIIQVDVEDQVSQLINREFDPVIGQTNYVPMILDAANDGISHTFSITQDYFASGEDSLINYKSYYYMILAYANADNPDEDRQYLAGRLNVHTYTGIPHRNIAEFGGAVVGAEYGSGPELRRIEGMGNGGNILELTPETEDEILANTFVPEPVYAKGMGPVNVKVIDPLAVESAEFELSFSDPNISANPARGTLLTGQSKWTLTNLSTGESVESDTTAAGADEKVILKWGLSVTHKVAPEPGADTTDEENGFLNATMEYEDPSQRWLPGIPDGDGDFNGIANPLNWIRAGNVDDGGTAGEGTNDQTDDAYCGAANWLDENAVYETLLDGIVAPYALTAISDVNASRGGYTLGPKLGSHCDVSMNSLHSVDLVFTSDKSKWTRCVVIEMGEDPSNNVGGARKFDMRRSPSIDKDGNMADPSAAPSNNPDDPHYISAVGMGWFPGYAIDLETGQRLNILYGEDSFFKGENGDDMKWNPTATIQNSTAAGKNYLRYVMAGKHYTYVMAATGGLGAIDYSSAYDAGASYLSLLGQSGQPSPVHKRALYASAMWTLLPMSNPQYPMLSYEEGVVPNDMRMKLRVSQPLASYEVNDGQPVENNSLPLYRFSTENIQVVKSKEAGEEAMQMVQVVPNPYYAYSAYENSQVDSRVRITNLPPKVDISIYTLDGTLIRQYRKDESFENHVNFLDWDLKNHAGIPISSGIYIIHVDGGELGQKIIKWFGVMRPIDLDIF from the coding sequence ATGCATAAAGCAGTCAATCATTGGATCTTCATCGCATTTACCTGCTTCTCCTTTTCGGGATTGTCAGCAGAAGAAAATGTGGGGATACCTGTAAAAAAGCAGGGCAGCCAGGTAAACAAAATGGTAGCGGGATGTGCTCCGGCTTCTGCTCAGGTGGATCTTGATATAAATAACGTCCGCGCCCGGATCATGAATGGTGGCGATATGTGGTGGGACCTGGTGGGCCAGGCACGCTATGAAATTCCTAAGGTTACGGAAGAAGGTGCCATCAGGCGCTATTCCCTTTTTGCCGGTGCCCTTTGGATTGGCGGATATGATGCCGGAAATAATCTTAAGCTTGCAGCCATGACCTACCGCCAATCAGGGAGTGATTTTTACCCCGGTCCTTTGGATACCCAAAGTGCTACGATCAGCGTAGAGGAATGTCTGCAGTGGGACAGGATCTATGAAATTTCCCGTCAGGAAATACAAAATTACCGGGAAACGGGCGAAGTAACACCCGGAATCCGGCAGTGGCCTGGCAATGGAAAAAGTCCCGGCCAAGCCAAATTTATTGCTCCGTTTGTGGACGAAGATGGGGACGGTGTATACAATCCTGATGCTGGTGGCGGAGATTACCCTGATGTTTTTGGCGACCAGACACTGTGGTTTGTTTATAACGACAAGGGAAACATTCATGAAGAATCCGAAGCCGCACCCATCGGTCTCGAAATTCAGACACAGGCATTTGCCTTTGCCACGAATGACGAAATCAATAACATGACATTTTACAATAATAAGATCATAAACCGTTCACGTGATGCCTTGGACAGCGTATACTTTGGACAATGGGTGGATGCCGACCTCGGGTATGCTTTTGATGACTACGTAGGATGCGATGTGGAAAGAAGCCTGGGGATATGCTACAACGGTGACAACTTTGATGATGGAACCAATGGATATGGCAGCAACCCTCCCTCAGTAGGAGTTGACTTTTTCCAGGGACCCACCGATGAAAATGGAAATGTGCTGGGCATGGAAAAATTTGTTTACTACAACAATGATTTCACCGCCACCGGTAACCCTGAAGAGAGCCAGGATTTTTATAATTACCTGACAGGTACCTGGAAGGATGGTACACCGATCACATTCGGAGGCTCTGGTTATAAAACAGGCTCTCCTGCGAGCTATATGTTTCCGGATGATCCACGCGATGCGAACGGATGGTCAGAGGTGACAGCCGGTAACAGGCCTGCTGACAGGAGGTTTCTCCAGTCAGCCGGGGCTTTCCGCCTTGCGCCTGGTGCTGTGAATTACGTTGTAACCGGTGCTGTATGGGCCCGTGCTTCCACGGGTGGCGCTACCGGCTCGCTGGATCAATTGAGACTGGCTGACGATAAAGCACAGAAACTTTACAACAACAATTTTGACCTGATTGATGGTCCTGATGCACCTGATCTGGTCATTCAGGAACTGGACAGGCAACTCGTTCTCATCCTTAATAATACTCAGTCCATTGAGAACTACCGGGACTTTGAAATAACAGAAGATGGTGACACTGTATACTATTCCTTCCAGGGATACCAGATTTATCAATTGGCGAACTCTAACGTACAATCTACTCCCTCTGAACTGGCAAATGCTGATCTCGCCAGGCTTATCATTCAGGTAGACGTAGAGGATCAGGTTTCTCAACTGATCAATCGTGAATTCGATCCGGTAATCGGACAGACGAACTATGTCCCCATGATCCTGGATGCGGCCAATGATGGTATTAGCCATACGTTTTCAATTACCCAGGATTACTTTGCAAGTGGTGAGGATAGTCTTATCAATTATAAGTCTTACTACTATATGATATTGGCTTATGCCAATGCCGATAATCCGGATGAGGACCGGCAATATCTGGCAGGTCGTTTAAATGTTCATACCTATACTGGTATACCACACAGAAACATTGCAGAATTTGGTGGTGCCGTAGTGGGAGCGGAATACGGTTCCGGACCTGAACTGAGAAGAATAGAAGGTATGGGGAACGGTGGAAATATACTGGAACTCACTCCTGAAACGGAGGATGAAATTTTAGCCAATACTTTTGTGCCGGAGCCTGTTTATGCAAAAGGAATGGGGCCGGTTAATGTAAAGGTAATAGACCCCCTTGCCGTTGAAAGTGCTGAATTTGAGCTAAGCTTTTCAGATCCTAATATTTCGGCTAATCCTGCACGCGGAACCCTCCTTACCGGGCAGTCCAAATGGACGCTTACTAATCTTTCCACTGGCGAATCAGTTGAATCGGATACGACCGCAGCCGGTGCGGATGAAAAGGTAATCCTGAAGTGGGGGCTTTCCGTAACGCACAAAGTTGCGCCAGAGCCCGGAGCCGATACCACAGATGAGGAAAACGGTTTTCTCAATGCCACCATGGAATATGAAGATCCGTCCCAAAGATGGTTGCCGGGAATTCCTGATGGGGATGGCGACTTTAATGGAATTGCCAATCCGCTGAATTGGATACGTGCAGGCAATGTAGATGACGGGGGTACTGCCGGAGAAGGTACCAATGATCAAACTGATGACGCCTATTGCGGAGCGGCTAATTGGCTGGATGAAAATGCGGTGTACGAAACGCTTCTTGATGGCATCGTTGCGCCATACGCGCTCACGGCCATATCTGACGTGAATGCGTCCAGGGGAGGATACACCCTGGGGCCGAAATTAGGTTCCCACTGCGATGTGAGCATGAATAGTCTTCACAGCGTTGACCTGGTTTTCACCTCTGATAAAAGTAAATGGACCCGTTGCGTGGTAATTGAAATGGGTGAAGATCCTTCGAACAATGTTGGAGGTGCCCGGAAATTCGATATGCGGAGAAGTCCTTCAATTGATAAAGACGGAAACATGGCTGATCCTTCCGCTGCTCCTTCCAACAACCCGGATGATCCTCACTATATCAGTGCAGTCGGCATGGGCTGGTTTCCCGGTTATGCGATTGATCTGGAAACAGGACAGCGCCTTAATATCCTCTACGGTGAAGATTCTTTTTTCAAAGGCGAGAATGGCGATGATATGAAATGGAATCCTACTGCAACCATCCAGAACAGCACGGCAGCCGGGAAAAACTATTTGCGTTATGTAATGGCTGGAAAGCACTACACCTATGTAATGGCGGCAACCGGAGGGCTTGGTGCTATTGATTACTCATCTGCGTATGATGCAGGAGCGAGTTATCTTAGTTTATTGGGTCAGTCGGGGCAGCCTTCGCCTGTTCATAAAAGAGCACTTTACGCTTCAGCTATGTGGACGCTGTTGCCGATGAGCAATCCCCAGTATCCGATGCTATCGTATGAAGAAGGCGTAGTTCCTAATGATATGAGGATGAAACTGCGTGTGTCGCAGCCACTTGCCTCCTACGAAGTGAACGATGGACAACCTGTGGAAAACAACTCACTTCCACTGTACCGGTTCAGCACGGAAAACATCCAGGTCGTAAAAAGCAAGGAAGCCGGTGAAGAAGCTATGCAAATGGTGCAGGTTGTTCCTAATCCATATTATGCTTATTCAGCGTATGAAAATAGCCAGGTGGATTCGCGTGTAAGGATTACGAACCTGCCTCCAAAAGTGGATATTTCCATATATACGCTGGATGGTACGCTGATCCGGCAATACAGGAAAGATGAATCTTTTGAGAACCATGTTAATTTCCTTGATTGGGATTTAAAGAATCACGCAGGAATTCCTATTTCGTCCGGCATTTATATTATTCATGTGGACGGTGGCGAACTGGGCCAGAAGATAATTAAATGGTTCGGGGTAATGAGGCCCATTGATCTTGACATATTTTAA